The following coding sequences lie in one Candidatus Methylomirabilis lanthanidiphila genomic window:
- a CDS encoding MarR family protein: MKTVILDVRTPAEAMADVVRVGKAGKPEHSARISFATPELLWEVLSAKRWELLKVLCGAGPVSIREAARRVGRDVKAVHRDVTALLNAGLIERAEGGGIVFPFEAVKVEFMLQAA, from the coding sequence GTGAAAACCGTGATTCTTGATGTACGTACGCCCGCCGAGGCAATGGCCGACGTCGTGCGGGTCGGAAAGGCGGGAAAACCCGAGCACTCGGCACGTATCAGCTTCGCGACTCCTGAACTGCTATGGGAGGTTTTATCTGCGAAGCGATGGGAACTGCTGAAGGTACTGTGCGGCGCGGGCCCGGTGTCGATCCGAGAGGCTGCTCGTCGCGTCGGCCGTGACGTCAAGGCCGTGCATCGGGACGTGACCGCACTCCTGAATGCCGGACTCATTGAGCGAGCCGAGGGGGGCGGCATTGTGTTTCCGTTTGAGGCGGTGAAAGTGGAGTTCATGTTGCAGGCTGCCTGA
- a CDS encoding malate dehydrogenase, with the protein MIDVTEVIDDRTGETVMEIPLRGRLLLDCSLLNKGTAFSEQERRDFGLVGLLPSYVSTLEGQATRRYEEYLKKTTALERFLFLRALQDRNETLFYRLLHDHLTEMLPIIYTPEVGEVCQRYSHIYHRSRGLFISYPQRHELDAILENRPYRQVDVIVVTDGERILGLGDQGVGGIGISVGKLALYTVCGGVDPGRTLPIVLDVGTNNPERLADPHYLGWRHERVRRPDYDAFVEEFVQAVERHLPGVLLQWEDFGKDNARRLRDRYRDRLCSFNDDIQGTGAVTLAALLTGGKATGRPLGSQRVVILGPGSAGTGISDLLVAALVREGLSEDEARSRLWLVGRHGLLHTGMRDLKPAQERYCRPLERLAGWERGPAGEIPLAEVVRRVQPTVLIGVTGQPGLFTEDVIRTMARQVERPILMPLSNPTAQCEASPVDLVAWTEGRALVATGSPFPAVAYQGRTIPISQCNNAYVFPGLGLGVIASGARRVTDEMFLAAARVLSDSTPKPAGLDAPLLPPLAEIRALSRQIALAVGIEAQRQGLAQQTSLQQWEQLLDARQWAPRYRAMCPQPRPADRL; encoded by the coding sequence ATGATCGATGTGACGGAAGTGATCGATGATCGTACGGGCGAGACGGTCATGGAGATCCCCCTCCGGGGTCGGCTGTTGCTCGACTGCTCCCTCTTGAACAAGGGAACGGCCTTTTCCGAACAGGAGCGGCGCGACTTCGGCCTGGTCGGCCTGCTGCCTTCCTACGTCAGCACCTTGGAGGGGCAGGCGACACGGAGGTATGAGGAGTACCTGAAGAAGACGACAGCGCTGGAGCGCTTTCTCTTTCTGCGCGCCCTGCAGGACCGGAACGAAACGCTATTTTACCGTCTGCTGCACGACCACCTTACCGAGATGCTCCCGATCATCTACACGCCGGAGGTGGGAGAAGTCTGTCAGCGCTACAGCCATATTTACCACCGATCTCGCGGACTGTTCATCTCCTACCCACAACGACACGAGCTGGACGCCATTCTGGAAAACCGGCCGTATCGCCAGGTAGACGTGATCGTCGTGACCGATGGCGAGCGCATCCTCGGGCTCGGCGATCAGGGCGTGGGCGGGATCGGCATTTCAGTCGGGAAGCTGGCCCTGTACACCGTGTGCGGCGGGGTAGACCCTGGCCGAACACTCCCGATCGTCCTCGACGTTGGGACGAATAACCCGGAGAGGCTGGCGGATCCGCACTACCTCGGCTGGCGGCATGAGCGCGTGCGCAGGCCGGACTACGACGCCTTCGTGGAGGAATTCGTGCAGGCGGTGGAGCGGCACCTGCCCGGCGTGCTGCTGCAGTGGGAGGACTTTGGCAAGGATAATGCCCGCCGACTGCGGGATCGCTACCGCGACCGGCTCTGCAGTTTCAACGACGACATCCAGGGAACCGGGGCCGTGACCCTCGCCGCCTTGCTGACCGGGGGAAAGGCCACGGGCCGTCCCTTGGGCAGCCAGCGCGTCGTCATCCTGGGCCCCGGCTCGGCCGGAACGGGCATCAGTGATCTGCTGGTGGCGGCGCTGGTCCGGGAGGGGTTATCCGAGGATGAGGCCAGATCGCGGCTCTGGCTGGTCGGGCGCCACGGTCTGTTGCACACAGGGATGCGCGATCTCAAGCCGGCTCAGGAGCGTTACTGCCGGCCGCTGGAGCGGCTTGCCGGCTGGGAGCGCGGGCCGGCCGGAGAGATTCCCCTGGCCGAGGTGGTGCGCCGCGTCCAGCCGACGGTGCTGATCGGCGTGACCGGCCAGCCCGGTCTCTTCACCGAAGACGTGATCCGAACCATGGCCCGGCAGGTCGAGCGCCCCATCCTCATGCCGCTCTCCAACCCGACAGCCCAGTGCGAAGCCTCGCCGGTCGACCTCGTGGCCTGGACCGAGGGGCGGGCGCTGGTGGCAACCGGCAGCCCCTTCCCGGCTGTCGCGTACCAGGGGCGCACCATCCCGATCAGTCAGTGCAACAACGCCTATGTCTTCCCAGGGCTGGGGCTCGGCGTGATCGCCTCGGGGGCCCGGCGTGTCACAGACGAGATGTTCCTGGCCGCCGCACGGGTCCTGAGCGACAGTACGCCCAAGCCGGCAGGACTCGACGCGCCCCTCCTGCCGCCGCTTGCAGAGATCCGCGCCCTATCGCGCCAAATCGCGCTGGCCGTGGGAATCGAGGCCCAACGCCAGGGGCTCGCCCAGCAAACCTCGCTCCAGCAGTGGGAGCAACTGCTGGACGCCAGACAGTGGGCGCCGCGTTATCGCGCCATGTGCCCCCAACCTCGCCCGGCGGATCGACTATAG
- a CDS encoding pyruvate formate-lyase activating enzyme, which yields MSATTTLAEVLTQLTKEGELYEKLPNRRVRCYACGHRCLIPEGRQGVCRVRYNKGGALQVPTGYVGALQVDPVEKKPFFHALPGSLALSFGMLGCDFHCGYCLNWITSQALRDPAAVSPPELVTADELVNMAKRHGAPMVASTYNEPLITSEWAVEIFRVAKARGLKTAYISNGNGTPEVLDYLKPWVDLYKVDLKGFNDANYRKLGGVLGNVLDTIRLLVEKRFWVEIVTLVVPGFNDSDKELAQIAEFLASVSVDLPWHVTAFHQDYKMLDHANTAAATLFRAAEIGRRAGLHYVYVGNLPGRVGHHENTYCPACRTLLIERHGYTILKNAIQEGACPTCQTSIPGVWN from the coding sequence ATGTCGGCCACAACGACCCTGGCAGAGGTCTTGACGCAACTCACCAAAGAAGGGGAGTTGTACGAAAAACTTCCCAACCGGCGGGTGCGGTGTTATGCCTGCGGCCATCGATGTCTGATCCCGGAAGGACGCCAGGGGGTCTGCCGGGTCCGGTACAATAAGGGGGGCGCCCTGCAGGTTCCGACCGGCTACGTCGGGGCGCTACAGGTCGATCCAGTCGAGAAGAAGCCATTCTTCCATGCTCTTCCGGGATCGCTGGCCTTAAGCTTCGGGATGCTGGGATGCGACTTCCACTGCGGGTACTGCTTGAACTGGATCACGTCGCAGGCATTGCGCGATCCCGCCGCAGTGAGTCCGCCAGAGCTGGTGACGGCCGACGAATTAGTGAACATGGCGAAGCGGCATGGCGCGCCGATGGTCGCCAGTACCTACAATGAGCCGCTGATCACCAGCGAGTGGGCGGTCGAGATCTTCCGCGTGGCCAAAGCGCGCGGCCTCAAGACCGCCTACATCAGCAACGGGAACGGCACGCCGGAGGTGCTCGATTATCTGAAGCCCTGGGTGGACCTGTACAAGGTAGACCTGAAGGGGTTTAATGACGCCAATTACCGGAAGCTGGGCGGAGTGCTGGGCAACGTTCTGGACACCATCAGGCTGCTGGTTGAGAAGCGATTCTGGGTCGAGATCGTGACGCTCGTTGTGCCGGGATTTAACGATTCTGACAAGGAGTTGGCGCAGATCGCCGAGTTTCTGGCCTCCGTTTCCGTCGATCTGCCGTGGCATGTGACGGCCTTCCATCAGGATTACAAGATGTTGGACCACGCCAACACGGCAGCCGCCACCCTGTTCCGGGCCGCTGAGATCGGCAGGCGGGCCGGTCTGCATTACGTCTATGTCGGTAATCTGCCGGGCCGTGTCGGCCATCACGAGAACACCTACTGCCCCGCCTGCCGTACCTTGCTGATCGAGCGGCACGGCTACACCATCCTCAAGAACGCTATCCAGGAAGGCGCCTGCCCCACCTGCCAAACCTCCATCCCCGGCGTCTGGAATTAG
- a CDS encoding Ribonuclease VapC20, with protein MTSVFLDTAFLIALEAADDQHHEAAFKHWRNLTMSLPPLVTTSYILAEVVTFFNSRNRHAKAVEVGSLLMHSPSVELVHVNDALFHEAWRYFTQHSDKSYSLTDCISFVVMERLGIRMALTFDQHFVQAGFEKLP; from the coding sequence ATGACATCTGTTTTCCTTGATACCGCCTTTCTCATCGCGCTTGAGGCGGCGGATGACCAGCACCATGAAGCTGCGTTCAAGCACTGGCGAAACTTGACTATGTCGTTGCCACCGCTGGTGACCACGTCCTACATTCTCGCCGAAGTAGTCACCTTCTTTAACAGTCGCAACCGACATGCCAAAGCTGTCGAAGTCGGCAGTCTCCTGATGCATAGTCCTTCAGTTGAGCTTGTGCACGTCAATGATGCGCTGTTCCATGAGGCGTGGCGGTACTTCACGCAGCACAGCGACAAGTCTTACTCGCTGACTGACTGCATCTCATTCGTGGTGATGGAACGGCTTGGCATACGCATGGCTCTGACTTTTGATCAACACTTTGTCCAGGCGGGGTTTGAAAAGCTGCCTTGA
- a CDS encoding PemK-like protein, giving the protein MRPPCRGEVWLVDLGLAAKIRPCLVLGVPHAEEDRALITVVPHTTSLRGTGYEIAVPVPFLRSGAFDAQGIVTVPTVRLMRPLGILSPEQLQAVVAGVCFWIGIDIRS; this is encoded by the coding sequence GTGAGACCTCCTTGCCGGGGCGAGGTCTGGCTAGTTGACCTCGGATTGGCTGCGAAGATCCGTCCCTGCCTCGTTCTTGGCGTGCCTCACGCTGAGGAAGATCGTGCCTTGATCACCGTGGTCCCCCACACAACGAGCCTCAGAGGCACAGGCTATGAGATTGCTGTCCCCGTCCCCTTTCTGCGCTCAGGCGCCTTCGACGCGCAGGGCATTGTTACCGTGCCCACGGTCAGGCTCATGCGTCCGCTGGGCATACTCTCGCCCGAGCAGCTACAGGCTGTAGTAGCTGGCGTGTGTTTCTGGATCGGGATCGATATCCGATCCTAA
- a CDS encoding helix-turn-helix protein — protein MKGWLAKRVESLAGRAGYETQKLMLGISERIVARMAEVGMNRSALAETLGKDRSQVTRLLNGNPNVTLKTLVEISTALGTRWKIDLADNASKHTSANDRYIELAEWLVHLPAGYSTSEKSWSSLEDTLRAYSARAFQKPCVNAVHSSANRYLFVRQDFREVVN, from the coding sequence ATGAAGGGCTGGCTGGCTAAGCGCGTCGAGAGTCTGGCCGGGAGGGCGGGATACGAAACCCAGAAGCTCATGCTCGGGATCAGTGAACGGATCGTCGCTCGCATGGCTGAAGTTGGGATGAATCGAAGCGCACTCGCGGAGACGCTCGGAAAGGATCGTTCCCAGGTTACACGTCTGCTGAACGGTAATCCCAATGTCACACTGAAGACCCTCGTAGAGATTTCAACGGCACTCGGCACGCGATGGAAGATCGATCTTGCGGATAACGCAAGCAAGCACACCTCTGCTAACGACAGATATATCGAACTTGCGGAATGGCTGGTGCACCTTCCGGCTGGGTACAGCACATCGGAGAAGTCTTGGTCGTCTTTGGAAGACACGCTTCGGGCGTACTCCGCACGCGCATTTCAGAAGCCTTGCGTTAACGCCGTGCACAGCAGCGCCAACAGGTACCTCTTTGTGCGACAAGATTTTAGGGAGGTGGTGAACTAA
- the nikR gene encoding Putative nickel-responsive regulator: protein MPRSKIAISLDKSTLERLDKLVEEAAFPSRSQAIQEAVEEKLTRLEQNRLARECAKLDPAFEKALAEEGLSEDVSEWPEY, encoded by the coding sequence ATGCCCAGATCAAAGATTGCCATATCCCTCGATAAGTCCACCTTGGAACGCCTCGACAAGCTTGTCGAGGAAGCCGCCTTTCCAAGCAGGAGTCAGGCGATTCAGGAAGCAGTGGAGGAAAAACTGACGCGTCTGGAACAAAACCGCTTGGCTAGGGAGTGCGCGAAACTCGATCCCGCATTCGAGAAGGCGCTCGCCGAGGAAGGCTTATCTGAGGATGTTTCGGAATGGCCCGAATACTGA
- the mazF gene encoding mRNA interferase MazF → MARILRGEIRWADLNPVRGKEQAGLRPVLILSHDVFNERSGTVIAVALTN, encoded by the coding sequence ATGGCCCGAATACTGAGGGGAGAGATTCGTTGGGCCGATCTCAACCCGGTCCGCGGAAAGGAACAAGCGGGGCTGCGCCCCGTACTCATCCTCAGCCACGACGTATTCAACGAACGCTCCGGCACGGTGATCGCCGTAGCGCTCACGAACTAG
- a CDS encoding prevent-host-death protein — MRTELVTTLKRQATELLSELERNKEPILITQHGVPSAYLVDVDTYEALQHRMSLLEGIARGEKAIEEGRTLTHAQAKKRMTRWLK, encoded by the coding sequence ATGCGAACCGAACTCGTCACAACACTGAAGCGCCAAGCCACAGAGCTGCTCTCCGAGCTGGAACGGAACAAGGAGCCTATCCTCATTACGCAGCACGGTGTACCAAGTGCCTACCTGGTAGACGTTGACACCTACGAGGCCTTGCAGCATCGGATGAGCCTGCTCGAAGGAATCGCGCGTGGGGAGAAAGCTATTGAGGAAGGGCGTACGCTCACTCATGCACAAGCCAAAAAGCGCATGACTCGATGGCTGAAGTAA
- a CDS encoding plasmid stabilization protein — MAEVIWTEPALSDLDAIADYIALDNPEAAKILVQNVFRHVGQLADHPKSGSKPQELKGWRYRQIVEPPCRIFYREEGSRVYVLHVMRGERLLRPAVLVTRSKGTTK; from the coding sequence ATGGCTGAAGTAATTTGGACCGAGCCTGCGCTGAGCGACCTGGATGCCATCGCCGACTACATCGCCTTGGACAATCCGGAAGCGGCCAAGATATTAGTCCAGAACGTATTTCGGCACGTGGGTCAGCTTGCTGATCATCCCAAGAGCGGTTCTAAGCCACAGGAGCTCAAGGGGTGGCGCTACCGACAGATCGTTGAGCCACCATGCCGAATCTTCTACCGGGAAGAAGGCTCACGCGTCTATGTGCTGCATGTCATGCGAGGCGAACGCTTGCTTCGTCCTGCTGTTCTTGTAACACGCAGTAAGGGTACGACCAAGTAA